A single genomic interval of Zingiber officinale cultivar Zhangliang chromosome 4A, Zo_v1.1, whole genome shotgun sequence harbors:
- the LOC121970920 gene encoding tryptophan synthase beta chain 2-like isoform X3 produces MASAAAAAAANRHPQGSSSTTAFCSTTAKSLLGLAPSGRFGVHKKLSHGHGLRIRATSGDGNKVEVPRQWYNLIADLPVKPPPALHPKTHKPLKQEDLSPLFPDELIKQEVSEERFIPIPEEVIDIYRLWRPTPLIRAKRLEKLLETPARIYYKYEGTSPAGSHKPNTAVPQAWYNAQQGVRNVVTETGAGQWGSSLAFACSLFGLNCEVRASYDQKPYRKLMMQTWGARVHPSPSTVTNAGRKILEDDPMSPGSLGIAISEAVEVAAAHEDTKYCLGSVLNHVLLHQTIIGEECLEQLAAIGETPDVIIGCTGGGSNFGGLTFPFIREKLKGKLNPLIRAVEPAACPSLTKGIYAYDYGDTVGMTPLMKMHTLGHDFVPDPIHAGGLRYHGMAPLVSHVYEMGFMEAISLPQTECFRGALLFARTEGLIPAPEPTHAIAAAIREALHCKETGEKKVILIAMCGHGHFDLASYEKYLEGNMVDLDFSSEKAQASLAAIPQIVP; encoded by the exons ATGGCCTCCGCcgcagccgccgccgccgccaaccGTCACCCTCAAGGATCTTCCTCGA CAACAGCGTTTTGCTCAACTACTGCGAAATCACTGCTTGGCTTGGCACCAAGCGGGAGGTTTGGAGTCCATAAGAAGCTCTCTCACGGCCATGGACTGAGAATCCGAGCAACTTCCGGCGACGGCAACAAGGTGGAGGTACCAAGGCAGTGGTACAACCTCATCGCTGATCTCCCTGTAAAACCTCCTCCTGCTCTGCATCCGAAGACACACAAGCCACTTAAACAAGAAGATCTATCGCCCCTTTTCCCAGATGAGTTGATCAAGCAAGAGGTCAGCGAGGAGAGGTTCATCCCTATACCGGAGGAAGTCATCGACATCTACAGGCTCTGGCGGCCAACCCCTCTTATCAG AGCCAAGAGACTAGAGAAACTGCTTGAAACACCTGCAAGGATCTACTATAAGTATGAGGGCACAAGCCCTGCAGGATCTCACAAGCCCAATACTGCAGTCCCACAAGCATGGTACAATGCTCAGCAGGGAGTGAGGAACGTCGTGACCGAAACCGGTGCAGGCCAGTGGGGCAGCTCTTTGGCTTTTGCTTGTAGCCTATTCGGTCTCAATTGTGAA GTTCGCGCTTCTTATGATCAGAAACCTTACCGGAAACTCATGATGCAAACATGGGGAGCTAGAGTTCATCCGTCACCCTCTACAGTCACCAATGCTGGCCGAAAAATCCTTGAGGATGATCCTATGAGCCCCGGCAGTCTAGGGATTGCAATCTCTGAGGCAGTTGAGGTTGCAGCTGCTCATGAGGACACCAAGTATTGTTTGGGGAGTGTTCTAAACCATGTGTTGCTTCACCAAACTATCATCGGGGAGGAATGTCTTGAGCAACTGGCAGCGATCGGTGAAACGCCGGACGTGATCATAGGCTGCACCGGCGGCGGGTCTAACTTCGGCGGGTTAACGTTTCCTTTCATTCGGGAGAAGCTGAAAGGAAAATTGAACCCCCTGATAAGAGCTGTAGAGCCAGCAGCTTGTCCTTCTCTGACCAAAGGCATTTATGCCTATGATTATGGCGACACTGTCGGGATGACACCATTGATGAAGATGCATACTCTCGGTCATGACTTTGTCCCTGATCCAATTCACGCAG GCGGTTTGCGCTACCATGGAATGGCACCACTAGTTTCTCATGTTTATGAGATGGGATTCATGGAAGCTATATCACTTCCTCAAACTGAATGCTTTCGcg GTGCCTTGCTGTTTGCACGAACAGAGGGTCTAATTCCGGCTCCAGAGCCAACTCACGCCATTGCTGCTGCAATTAGAGAAGCACTGCACTGTAAAGAGACGGGCGAAAAGAAAGTCATACTGATAGCAATGTGTGGGCATGGACATTTTGATCTGGCTTCCTATGAGAAGTATTTGGAAGGCAACATGGTTGATCTCGACTTCTCCAGTGAAAAGGCACAAGCATCGTTGGCTGCCATCCCTCAAATTGTTCCCTGA
- the LOC121970921 gene encoding APO protein 1, chloroplastic-like → MAAISAVAFVSPSHNSPFLRFPFSNLERIPPATPTLHDSCNSCINNPSPFRISKTPLGRWFHASSLAMDRSNSGRHTHDGRESQHLSNKKVYRRHRQNVDLPPVLPKNKKKPFPIPIQKMLQLSRQDKKLAEKGIEKPLKPPKNGLLVPELIPVAYEVLDYWKVLIRGLSQLMNVVTVYGCSKCPEVHVGPVGHQIQGCHGTGSEQRRNYHSWVKGSINDVLIPIESYHLFDPFGRRIKHETRFDYDRIPAVVELCIQAGADLPEYPSRRRTSPIRMLGKKVIDRGGYMEEPKPQCPEDYMSLLVELDTYGAKLEQPLLLSADKTRKLAETTLKAYSTVRRGVRQLMKEYSVKACGYCSEVHVGPWGHNVKLCGAFKHQWRDGKHGWQDATLDEVIPHNYVWHVCDPNGPPLRTALRRYYGKAPAVVEVCVQAGAEIPESYKPMMRLDIIVPDSEEARLVA, encoded by the exons ATGGCGGCGATATCCGCCGTGGCCTTTGTATCGCCGTCCCACAACTCTCCATTCCTCCGGTTTCCATTTTCTAACTTGGAGCGGATACCTCCTGCGACGCCTACCCTTCACGACTCTTGTAATTCCTGCATCAACAACCCCTCTCCCTTCCGCATCTCCAAGACGCCGCTGGGCCGGTGGTTCCACGCTTCTTCGTTGGCGATGGATAGGTCGAATTCGGGTCGCCATACTCATGACGGTCGT GAATCACAGCATCTTTCTAACAAGAAGGTTTATAGACGTCATCGACAAAATGTTGATCTCCCACCTGTACTGCCAAAGAACAAAAAGAAACCCTTCCCTATCCCAATCCAGAAGATGCTACAACTATCTAGGCAAGATAAGAAACTGGCGGAAAAGGGAATTGAGAAACCTCTCAAGCCGCCCAAAAATGGCTTACTGGTCCCTGAGCTTATTCCTGTTGCTTATGAGGTATTGGACTACTGGAAGGTGTTGATAAGAGGCCTCTCACAGTTGATGAATGTGGTTACAGTCTATGGTTGTAG CAAATGTCCTGAAGTCCATGTTGGCCCAGTTGGCCACCAAATTCAAGGTTGCCATGGCACTGGAAGTGAGCAGCGGAGAAACTACCACAGCTGGGTCAAAGGTTCCATCAATGATGTTCTCATCCCTATCGAATCTTACCACCTCTTTGACCCCTTTGGAAGGCGCATCAAGCATGAGACTCGTTTCGACTATGACAGAATCCCAGCAGTTGTGGAGCTCTGTATTCAGGCGGGAGCTGATTTGCCCGAATACCCTTCTCGTAGAAGGACATCCCCTATTCGAATGCTGGGAAAAAAGGTGATTGACCGGGGTGGATATATGGAGGAACCAAAGCCACAGTGCCCAGAAGATTACATGTCACTCCTTGTAGAGCTGGACACCTACGGAGCCAAACTGGAGCAACCTCTGCTGCTGTCAGCAGATAAAACAAGAAAACTTGCTGAAACAACTCTGAAAGCATACAGCACAGTCAGACGCGGTGTGAGGCAGCTGATGAAGGAATATTCAGTGAAGGCGTGCGGTTATTGCTCTGAGGTTCATGTAGGTCCATGGGGTCACAATGTCAAGCTTTGTGGAGCCTTCAAACACCAATGGAGAGATGGTAAGCACGGATGGCAGGATGCAACGTTGGATGAGGTAATCCCTCACAATTACGTTTGGCACGTTTGTGATCCGAATGGTCCACCCTTGAGAACTGCTCTCAGAAGGTACTATGGGAAGGCTCCAGCAGTAGTAGAAGTATGTGTACAAGCAGGGGCAGAGATTCCTGAGAGTTACAAGCCTATGATGAGGCTGGACATCATAGTTCCAGATTCTGAAGAAGCTAGATTGGTAGCATAA
- the LOC121970920 gene encoding tryptophan synthase beta chain 2-like isoform X2 — protein sequence MASAAAAAAANRHPQGSSSTFCSTTAKSLLGLAPSGRFGVHKKLSHGHGLRIRATSGDGNKVEVPRQWYNLIADLPVKPPPALHPKTHKPLKQEDLSPLFPDELIKQEVSEERFIPIPEEVIDIYRLWRPTPLIRAKRLEKLLETPARIYYKYEGTSPAGSHKPNTAVPQAWYNAQQGVRNVVTETGAGQWGSSLAFACSLFGLNCEVWQVRASYDQKPYRKLMMQTWGARVHPSPSTVTNAGRKILEDDPMSPGSLGIAISEAVEVAAAHEDTKYCLGSVLNHVLLHQTIIGEECLEQLAAIGETPDVIIGCTGGGSNFGGLTFPFIREKLKGKLNPLIRAVEPAACPSLTKGIYAYDYGDTVGMTPLMKMHTLGHDFVPDPIHAGGLRYHGMAPLVSHVYEMGFMEAISLPQTECFRGALLFARTEGLIPAPEPTHAIAAAIREALHCKETGEKKVILIAMCGHGHFDLASYEKYLEGNMVDLDFSSEKAQASLAAIPQIVP from the exons ATGGCCTCCGCcgcagccgccgccgccgccaaccGTCACCCTCAAGGATCTTCCTCGA CGTTTTGCTCAACTACTGCGAAATCACTGCTTGGCTTGGCACCAAGCGGGAGGTTTGGAGTCCATAAGAAGCTCTCTCACGGCCATGGACTGAGAATCCGAGCAACTTCCGGCGACGGCAACAAGGTGGAGGTACCAAGGCAGTGGTACAACCTCATCGCTGATCTCCCTGTAAAACCTCCTCCTGCTCTGCATCCGAAGACACACAAGCCACTTAAACAAGAAGATCTATCGCCCCTTTTCCCAGATGAGTTGATCAAGCAAGAGGTCAGCGAGGAGAGGTTCATCCCTATACCGGAGGAAGTCATCGACATCTACAGGCTCTGGCGGCCAACCCCTCTTATCAG AGCCAAGAGACTAGAGAAACTGCTTGAAACACCTGCAAGGATCTACTATAAGTATGAGGGCACAAGCCCTGCAGGATCTCACAAGCCCAATACTGCAGTCCCACAAGCATGGTACAATGCTCAGCAGGGAGTGAGGAACGTCGTGACCGAAACCGGTGCAGGCCAGTGGGGCAGCTCTTTGGCTTTTGCTTGTAGCCTATTCGGTCTCAATTGTGAA GTTTGGCAGGTTCGCGCTTCTTATGATCAGAAACCTTACCGGAAACTCATGATGCAAACATGGGGAGCTAGAGTTCATCCGTCACCCTCTACAGTCACCAATGCTGGCCGAAAAATCCTTGAGGATGATCCTATGAGCCCCGGCAGTCTAGGGATTGCAATCTCTGAGGCAGTTGAGGTTGCAGCTGCTCATGAGGACACCAAGTATTGTTTGGGGAGTGTTCTAAACCATGTGTTGCTTCACCAAACTATCATCGGGGAGGAATGTCTTGAGCAACTGGCAGCGATCGGTGAAACGCCGGACGTGATCATAGGCTGCACCGGCGGCGGGTCTAACTTCGGCGGGTTAACGTTTCCTTTCATTCGGGAGAAGCTGAAAGGAAAATTGAACCCCCTGATAAGAGCTGTAGAGCCAGCAGCTTGTCCTTCTCTGACCAAAGGCATTTATGCCTATGATTATGGCGACACTGTCGGGATGACACCATTGATGAAGATGCATACTCTCGGTCATGACTTTGTCCCTGATCCAATTCACGCAG GCGGTTTGCGCTACCATGGAATGGCACCACTAGTTTCTCATGTTTATGAGATGGGATTCATGGAAGCTATATCACTTCCTCAAACTGAATGCTTTCGcg GTGCCTTGCTGTTTGCACGAACAGAGGGTCTAATTCCGGCTCCAGAGCCAACTCACGCCATTGCTGCTGCAATTAGAGAAGCACTGCACTGTAAAGAGACGGGCGAAAAGAAAGTCATACTGATAGCAATGTGTGGGCATGGACATTTTGATCTGGCTTCCTATGAGAAGTATTTGGAAGGCAACATGGTTGATCTCGACTTCTCCAGTGAAAAGGCACAAGCATCGTTGGCTGCCATCCCTCAAATTGTTCCCTGA
- the LOC121970920 gene encoding tryptophan synthase beta chain 2-like isoform X1 translates to MASAAAAAAANRHPQGSSSTTAFCSTTAKSLLGLAPSGRFGVHKKLSHGHGLRIRATSGDGNKVEVPRQWYNLIADLPVKPPPALHPKTHKPLKQEDLSPLFPDELIKQEVSEERFIPIPEEVIDIYRLWRPTPLIRAKRLEKLLETPARIYYKYEGTSPAGSHKPNTAVPQAWYNAQQGVRNVVTETGAGQWGSSLAFACSLFGLNCEVWQVRASYDQKPYRKLMMQTWGARVHPSPSTVTNAGRKILEDDPMSPGSLGIAISEAVEVAAAHEDTKYCLGSVLNHVLLHQTIIGEECLEQLAAIGETPDVIIGCTGGGSNFGGLTFPFIREKLKGKLNPLIRAVEPAACPSLTKGIYAYDYGDTVGMTPLMKMHTLGHDFVPDPIHAGGLRYHGMAPLVSHVYEMGFMEAISLPQTECFRGALLFARTEGLIPAPEPTHAIAAAIREALHCKETGEKKVILIAMCGHGHFDLASYEKYLEGNMVDLDFSSEKAQASLAAIPQIVP, encoded by the exons ATGGCCTCCGCcgcagccgccgccgccgccaaccGTCACCCTCAAGGATCTTCCTCGA CAACAGCGTTTTGCTCAACTACTGCGAAATCACTGCTTGGCTTGGCACCAAGCGGGAGGTTTGGAGTCCATAAGAAGCTCTCTCACGGCCATGGACTGAGAATCCGAGCAACTTCCGGCGACGGCAACAAGGTGGAGGTACCAAGGCAGTGGTACAACCTCATCGCTGATCTCCCTGTAAAACCTCCTCCTGCTCTGCATCCGAAGACACACAAGCCACTTAAACAAGAAGATCTATCGCCCCTTTTCCCAGATGAGTTGATCAAGCAAGAGGTCAGCGAGGAGAGGTTCATCCCTATACCGGAGGAAGTCATCGACATCTACAGGCTCTGGCGGCCAACCCCTCTTATCAG AGCCAAGAGACTAGAGAAACTGCTTGAAACACCTGCAAGGATCTACTATAAGTATGAGGGCACAAGCCCTGCAGGATCTCACAAGCCCAATACTGCAGTCCCACAAGCATGGTACAATGCTCAGCAGGGAGTGAGGAACGTCGTGACCGAAACCGGTGCAGGCCAGTGGGGCAGCTCTTTGGCTTTTGCTTGTAGCCTATTCGGTCTCAATTGTGAA GTTTGGCAGGTTCGCGCTTCTTATGATCAGAAACCTTACCGGAAACTCATGATGCAAACATGGGGAGCTAGAGTTCATCCGTCACCCTCTACAGTCACCAATGCTGGCCGAAAAATCCTTGAGGATGATCCTATGAGCCCCGGCAGTCTAGGGATTGCAATCTCTGAGGCAGTTGAGGTTGCAGCTGCTCATGAGGACACCAAGTATTGTTTGGGGAGTGTTCTAAACCATGTGTTGCTTCACCAAACTATCATCGGGGAGGAATGTCTTGAGCAACTGGCAGCGATCGGTGAAACGCCGGACGTGATCATAGGCTGCACCGGCGGCGGGTCTAACTTCGGCGGGTTAACGTTTCCTTTCATTCGGGAGAAGCTGAAAGGAAAATTGAACCCCCTGATAAGAGCTGTAGAGCCAGCAGCTTGTCCTTCTCTGACCAAAGGCATTTATGCCTATGATTATGGCGACACTGTCGGGATGACACCATTGATGAAGATGCATACTCTCGGTCATGACTTTGTCCCTGATCCAATTCACGCAG GCGGTTTGCGCTACCATGGAATGGCACCACTAGTTTCTCATGTTTATGAGATGGGATTCATGGAAGCTATATCACTTCCTCAAACTGAATGCTTTCGcg GTGCCTTGCTGTTTGCACGAACAGAGGGTCTAATTCCGGCTCCAGAGCCAACTCACGCCATTGCTGCTGCAATTAGAGAAGCACTGCACTGTAAAGAGACGGGCGAAAAGAAAGTCATACTGATAGCAATGTGTGGGCATGGACATTTTGATCTGGCTTCCTATGAGAAGTATTTGGAAGGCAACATGGTTGATCTCGACTTCTCCAGTGAAAAGGCACAAGCATCGTTGGCTGCCATCCCTCAAATTGTTCCCTGA
- the LOC121972740 gene encoding brassinosteroid LRR receptor kinase BRL1-like, whose amino-acid sequence PEEASALIQFKLNSVASDPNNFLQSWNLSSSDSSGSPCSWTGVVCSTSDGRVGGLNLNGMGLSGRLRLDHLMVLTALRDVNLRGNSFHGNLSCVSDAAAASSQNCGFETVDISSNALNATVPSGFLTSCRSLVSLNLSRNAIAGGIYPFGASIRVLDLSRNHISDSGLLNYSLTSCGALSFLNFSANKLVARLGSLPSCSNLTTVDLSYNNLSGDFSSFDFGACGNITVLDLSYASLGGAGLPLSLTNCRQLADLDLSGNDFTGHIPSFLGKFSNLRRLSMANNQFGGDIPPELGHTCGTLVELNLSGNNLTGVLPSTFISCASLMRLDLGDNQLSGNFIEQVISTMPALRYLHLPFNNITGPVPLEALTTFPLLEVVDLGSNAFTGEIPAGLCSSLPNLESIFLPNNFLSGTLPVDLANCTNLRMLDLSFNGLSGPIPLGIWSLPKLMDLVIWANNLSGEIPDSLCSNSSTMETLILSYNTIHGVIPPSFSNCVNLIWVSLSGNLLTGSIPVGIGNLQSLAILQLGNNSLSGEIPEGLGSCRNLIWLDLTSNDLTGSIPPSLAAQAGLVVPGIVSGKQFAFLRNEAGNICPGAGVLFEFEGIRPERLANFPLVHSCPATRIYTGTTVYTFASNGSMIYLDLSYNSLSGTIPDGIGFMEYLQVLNIGHNQLIGSLPDSFGGLKFIGVLDVSNNHLTGYLPGGLGSLTFLSDLDVSNNNLSGPIPTTGQLTTFPASRYANNSGLCGLPLPPCGAKGGGHDLFHDSGGRRRVFGGSIFIGILISVLIIFLFLLALYKMKKCQKAENLRFSNVDSLPTSGTNSWKLSCVPEPLSINVATFEKPLRKLTFAHLLEATNGFSADSLIGSGGFGEVYKARLKDGTVVAIKKLIHVTGQGDREFTAEMETIGKIKHRNLVPLLGYCKIGEERLLVYEYMKFGSLDVLLHEKVKGGAIKLDWAVRKKIAIGSARGLAFLHHNCMPHIIHRDMKSSNVLLDENMEARVSDFGMARLMNALDTHLSVSTLAGTPGYVPPEYYMSFRCTTKGDVYSFGVVLLELLSGKKPIDPSEFGDNNLAGWAKQLVKESRYSEIFDPDLMKTNSEVAELFGYLNIACLCLDDRPPKRPTMIQVMAMFNELQIDTDSDFLDGIAIDRATIDESGERTP is encoded by the coding sequence CCGGAGGAGGCCTCTGCTTTGATCCAATTCAAGCTCAACTCCGTTGCTTCCGATCCTAACAACTTTCTGCAGAGCTGGAATTTGTCCTCCTCTGATTCGAGCGGCAGCCCCTGTTCCTGGACGGGGGTCGTCTGCTCGACGTCCGACGGCCGTGTTGGCGGCCTCAATCTCAACGGCATGGGCCTCAGTGGCCGTCTCAGACTCGATCATCTTATGGTGCTCACCGCGCTTCGCGATGTCAATCTTCGGGGGAATTCCTTCCACGGCAACCTCTCCTGCGTCAgcgacgccgccgccgcctcctcccAAAACTGCGGTTTTGAGACGGTGGACATTTCGTCGAACGCCTTGAACGCGACGGTCCCCTCCGGGTTCTTGACCTCCTGCCGGAGTTTGGTTTCTCTCAATCTATCAAGGAACGCAATCGCCGGAGGCATTTATCCCTTCGGCGCTTCCATCCGTGTGCTGGACTTGTCTCGTAACCACATATCCGACTCCGGGCTGCTCAACTACTCCCTCACGAGCTGCGGCGCTCTCAGTTTTCTCAACTTCTCCGCCAACAAGCTCGTTGCGAGGCTGGGCTCCCTGCCGTCGTGCTCCAACCTCACCACCGTCGACCTCTCCTACAACAATCTCTCCGGCGACTTCTCAAGCTTCGATTTTGGGGCCTGCGGCAACATCACGGTGCTCGATTTGTCCTACGCCAGCCTCGGCGGCGCCGGGCTTCCCCTGAGCCTGACCAACTGCAGGCAGCTCGCCGACCTCGACCTCTCCGGAAATGACTTCACCGGACACATTCCATCCTTTCtgggaaaattttcaaatttgcgGCGATTGTCGATGGCAAATAACCAATTTGGGGGCGACATCCCGCCTGAGCTTGGCCACACATGTGGGACTCTGGTGGAGCTCAACCTCTCCGGAAACAACCTCACCGGCGTCCTCCCTTCCACCTTCATTTCATGCGCATCGCTGATGCGGCTCGATCTCGGAGACAATCAGCTCTCCGGAAATTTCATCGAGCAAGTCATTAGCACTATGCCTGCTCTGCGGTATCTCCACCTTCCCTTCAACAATATCACCGGCCCCGTTCCATTAGAGGCATTGACAACCTTCCCGCTGCTTGAGGTTGTGGATCTCGGTTCGAATGCCTTCACCGGCGAAATACCCGCTGGCCTCTGCTCATCTCTCCCTAATCTCGAGAGCATCTTCCTGCCCAACAATTTCCTCTCAGGAACGTTGCCTGTGGATCTTGCAAACTGTACAAATCTTCGAATGCTTGATCTTAGCTTCAACGGGTTGAGTGGGCCTATTCCATTGGGGATCTGGTCCCTGCCGAAGCTGATGGATTTGGTGATCTGGGCAAACAATCTCTCCGGCGAGATACCTGATAGCCTCTGCTCGAACAGTAGCACGATGGAGACTTTAATTCTGAGCTACAACACCATTCATGGCGTCATCCCGCCTTCATTCTCTAATTGCGTGAATCTTATTTGGGTTTCTCTCTCAGGAAACCTGCTCACAGGAAGCATTCCGGTCGGTATTGGAAATCTCCAAAGCCTGGCTATCCTCCAACTGGGCAACAACTCGCTTTCAGGCGAGATACCGGAAGGACTTGGTAGCTGCCGGAATCTCATATGGCTCGACCTCACCAGCAATGACCTTACTGGCTCCATTCCCCCATCCCTTGCAGCTCAAGCTGGGCTTGTAGTCCCCGGAATTGTCTCCGGTAAGCAATTTGCATTCTTGAGGAATGAGGCAGGGAACATATGCCCGGGTGCTGGTGTGCTATTCGAATTCGAGGGCATAAGGCCAGAGAGACTGGCCAATTTTCCTCTAGTTCATTCTTGCCCTGCCACTAGAATTTACACTGGAACAACAGTCTATACTTTTGCAAGCAATGGGAGCATGATCTACCTGGACCTATCGTACAATTCACTCTCAGGGACGATACCGGACGGCATCGGGTTCATGGAATACCTTCAAGTTCTCAACATCGGACACAATCAGCTGATCGGTTCACTGCCTGATTCTTTCGGTGGCTTGAAATTCATTGGCGTTCTTGATGTCTCCAACAATCATCTCACAGGCTACCTCCCCGGGGGACTAGGAAGTCTTACATTTCTAAGCGACTTGGATGTCTCAAACAACAACCTCAGTGGTCCAATTCCAACCACCGGCCAGCTCACCACATTCCCAGCATCTCGCTATGCGAACAACTCCGGTCTGTGCGGGCTACCTTTGCCCCCGTGTGGGGCTAAAGGCGGAGGCCACGACTTGTTCCATGATTCGGGTGGGAGGAGGAGAGTCTTTGGTGGCAGCATTTTCATTGGCATTCTGATATCGGTGCTGATCATATTTTTGTTCTTATTGGCTCTATATAAGATGAAGAAGTGCCAAAAAGCTGAGAATTTGAGATTCAGCAATGTCGATAGTCTCCCCACATCCGGGACAAATAGCTGGAAGCTCTCTTGTGTTCCTGAGCCTCTCAGTATCAATGTTGCCACATTTGAGAAACCTCTGAGGAAGCTAACATTTGCACACCTCCTTGAGGCCACCAATGGCTTCAGCGCCGATAGCTTGATCGGTTCGGGTGGCTTTGGAGAGGTTTACAAGGCTCGACTCAAGGATGGAACTGTGGTTGCGATCAAGAAGCTGATTCATGTCACCGGCCAGGGGGATCGGGAGTTCACAGCAGAAATGGAGACAATTGGCAAAATTAAGCATCGGAACCTTGTGCCTCTTCTCGGTTACTGCAAGATCGGTGAAGAGAGGCTTTTGGTTTACGAATACATGAAGTTTGGGAGCTTGGATGTTCTTCTTCATGAAAAGGTGAAGGGTGGAGCCATCAAGCTTGATTGGGCTGTGAGGAAGAAGATTGCAATTGGTTCGGCAAGGGGGCTTGCTTTCCTTCATCATAATTGCATGCCTCATATCATACACAGAGACATGAAATCCAGCAATGTGCTACTGGATGAGAACATGGAGGCCCGGGTCTCAGATTTCGGGATGGCAAGGCTTATGAATGCTCTCGACACTCATCTTAGCGTGAGCACGCTGGCTGGAACACCCGGTTATGTGCCGCCGGAGTACTACATGAGCTTTAGGTGCACGACGAAAGGGGATGTGTATAGCTTCGGAGTAGTGCTCTTGGAGCTACTATCAGGGAAGAAGCCCATCGATCCGTCTGAGTTCGGGGACAACAACCTCGCCGGATGGGCTAAGCAATTGGTGAAAGAGAGCAGGTACAGTGAAATCTTTGATCCTGACTTGATGAAGACAAACTCTGAAGTGGCTGAGCTATTCGGATATCTGAATATTGCCTGCCTGTGCTTGGATGATCGACCGCCAAAAAGACCCACAATGATTCAAGTTATGGCAATGTTCAACGAGCTACAAATCGACACAGACAGCGACTTCCTTGATGGGATAGCAATCGATCGAGCTACAATTGATGAATCCGGAGAAAGAACACCTTGA